A region from the Cellvibrio sp. PSBB006 genome encodes:
- the dapC gene encoding succinyldiaminopimelate transaminase: MNPDLQQLHPYPFEKLAALKAAVSAPAHLTHIALSIGEPKHEPPRFVLQTLVDNLAALSQYPTTKGLPELRQAIATWATQRFHLKPGSFDAERHVLPVNGTREALFAFAQALVDRGQSAPLVVSPNPFYQIYEGAAILSGAEPFFLNCTPQNHFIPDFDAVDPDVWRRCQVLFICSPGNPTGAVMSSAQLKKLIALADQYDFVIASDECYSELYFDEQQPPAGLLQACAELGRHDFARCVVFHSLSKRSNLPGLRSGFVGGDADILKKFLLYRTYHGCAMPVPTQLASVAAWKDEEHVRANRTAYRQKFEAVLDILEGALDVSMPDASFYLWPKTPIRGEDFAQQLFAQQNVTVLPGSYLARMCDGLNPGEDYVRMALVAPLTECIEAAQRIKAFVNSL; the protein is encoded by the coding sequence ATGAACCCGGATTTGCAACAACTCCATCCCTACCCTTTTGAAAAATTGGCTGCGCTGAAAGCAGCGGTATCTGCACCGGCACATTTGACTCACATTGCCTTGTCTATCGGCGAGCCCAAACACGAACCACCAAGGTTTGTCTTACAGACCCTCGTCGATAACCTTGCCGCATTATCCCAATATCCCACCACCAAAGGGTTGCCGGAATTGCGTCAGGCAATCGCTACCTGGGCGACGCAGCGTTTCCACTTAAAACCAGGCAGCTTTGATGCAGAGAGGCATGTCTTGCCGGTTAACGGCACGCGCGAAGCCTTGTTCGCGTTTGCACAAGCATTGGTTGATCGCGGGCAGTCTGCGCCGCTGGTGGTGAGCCCGAATCCCTTTTACCAAATTTATGAGGGAGCTGCGATTCTTTCCGGGGCTGAGCCTTTTTTTCTCAATTGCACACCGCAGAATCATTTTATTCCGGACTTTGATGCAGTAGATCCGGATGTATGGCGCCGCTGTCAGGTGTTATTTATCTGTTCACCCGGCAACCCCACCGGCGCGGTGATGAGCAGCGCGCAGTTAAAAAAACTGATTGCTCTGGCGGATCAGTATGATTTTGTCATCGCGTCCGATGAGTGCTATTCCGAATTATATTTTGATGAGCAACAGCCTCCCGCGGGTTTGCTGCAAGCCTGTGCCGAGTTAGGCCGCCACGACTTTGCACGCTGCGTGGTATTCCACAGCTTGTCCAAGCGCTCTAACCTGCCCGGCTTACGCTCAGGGTTTGTCGGGGGCGATGCGGATATCCTGAAAAAATTTCTGCTGTATCGCACTTATCACGGCTGTGCCATGCCAGTTCCTACCCAATTGGCCAGTGTGGCGGCCTGGAAAGATGAAGAACATGTGCGTGCTAACCGCACCGCGTATCGTCAAAAATTTGAAGCGGTGCTGGATATTCTTGAGGGGGCGCTCGATGTCAGCATGCCCGATGCCAGTTTTTATCTCTGGCCTAAAACACCTATTCGCGGTGAAGATTTCGCGCAACAGTTGTTTGCACAGCAAAACGTGACCGTGCTACCGGGCAGCTATCTGGCACGCATGTGTGATGGCTTAAATCCCGGTGAAGATTACGTTCGGATGGCCCTTGTTGCGCCTTTGACGGAATGTATCGAAGCGGCTCAGCGTATCAAGGCATTTGTTAACAGCTTATGA
- the nth gene encoding endonuclease III, which produces MTSEKNLTKQERVAFILQRLQTLYPAPPIPLQHKDPYTLLVAVLLSAQCTDERVNQVTPALWQLADNPFDMAKVPVEKIQAVIRPCGLSPQKSKAISLLSQILINEHAGQVPEDWDALERLPGVGHKTASVVMSQAFGHPAFPVDTHIHRLAQRWGLTNGKSVVQTEKDLKRLFPKETWNALHLQIIYYGREHCSARTCDGTVCDICRTCYPNRKKPKIVLKA; this is translated from the coding sequence ATGACCAGCGAAAAAAATTTAACCAAACAAGAGCGGGTAGCTTTTATCCTGCAACGCTTACAGACGCTTTACCCGGCGCCGCCGATTCCCTTGCAGCATAAAGATCCTTACACCCTGTTGGTTGCGGTGCTGCTCTCGGCACAATGCACAGACGAACGGGTCAATCAGGTTACCCCGGCACTGTGGCAACTTGCTGACAATCCCTTTGACATGGCCAAGGTGCCGGTAGAAAAAATTCAGGCAGTAATCCGGCCCTGCGGTTTATCGCCGCAAAAATCCAAAGCGATTTCATTACTGTCGCAGATTCTGATAAATGAACACGCCGGACAGGTACCGGAAGATTGGGATGCGTTGGAACGCTTGCCCGGTGTGGGCCACAAAACGGCCAGCGTCGTGATGAGCCAGGCATTCGGGCACCCGGCTTTTCCGGTGGATACACATATTCATCGCCTAGCCCAGCGCTGGGGCTTGACCAACGGCAAAAGCGTAGTGCAAACGGAAAAAGATTTAAAGCGTTTGTTTCCCAAAGAAACCTGGAACGCATTGCATCTGCAGATCATTTATTACGGTCGCGAGCACTGTAGCGCGCGAACCTGCGACGGCACTGTGTGCGATATTTGTCGCACCTGCTATCCCAATCGTAAGAAACCGAAGATTGTATTAAAAGCCTGA
- a CDS encoding ArsC family reductase: MTITLYGIKNCDTVKKARDWLATQHIDYRFHDFRVDGLTESQVKRWINDIGLDTLVNKRSTTWKELDEATKSSFDAQTAVAVIVKNPTLIKRPLLDTGKQQQVGFKAADYARVFG, translated from the coding sequence ATGACGATTACCCTTTACGGCATCAAGAATTGTGACACGGTCAAGAAGGCGCGAGACTGGTTGGCAACACAGCACATCGATTATCGCTTTCACGACTTTCGCGTTGATGGCCTGACCGAAAGTCAGGTTAAGCGGTGGATAAATGATATTGGTCTGGATACATTGGTGAACAAACGCAGCACCACCTGGAAGGAGCTGGATGAGGCGACAAAATCCAGTTTTGATGCACAAACCGCCGTGGCGGTGATTGTTAAAAATCCTACCTTGATCAAGCGGCCATTGCTGGATACCGGCAAGCAACAACAGGTAGGTTTTAAGGCGGCGGATTATGCGCGCGTATTTGGTTAA
- the dapD gene encoding 2,3,4,5-tetrahydropyridine-2,6-dicarboxylate N-succinyltransferase, translating into MTTLYCLGLGVGTHNTKGEWLEIFYAQPLLNPSANTVDAITKTLNYTGGNHAINITPAQAAELADALADAGDDIQSAVARTLSKSQRPLIVTLLESDAGPVSVPEAYLKLHLLSHRLVKPHGTNLNGVFGVLPNVAWTNQGAVDLAELPERQLQARINGELLEVACVDKFPKMTNYVVPKGVRIAHTARVRLGAYLGEGTTIMHEGFVNFNAGTEGPAMIEGRISAGVFVGAGSDLGGGSSTMGTLSGGGNIVISVGKESLIGANAGIGIPLGDRCKVESGLYITAGTKVIVLDDTGAEVKTVKARELANESDLVFRRNSITGRVEVVTNKSALQLNSALHSN; encoded by the coding sequence ATGACAACTCTTTACTGCCTCGGACTCGGTGTCGGCACCCACAATACCAAAGGTGAATGGCTTGAAATTTTTTACGCGCAGCCTCTGCTGAACCCCTCGGCCAATACCGTTGATGCCATTACCAAAACCCTGAACTACACCGGTGGCAACCACGCGATCAACATCACACCGGCGCAAGCTGCCGAATTGGCCGATGCACTGGCGGACGCTGGCGACGACATCCAGTCCGCTGTTGCGCGCACGCTTAGCAAAAGTCAAAGACCCTTGATTGTGACACTGTTGGAAAGTGATGCCGGTCCAGTTTCCGTGCCGGAAGCCTATCTGAAATTGCATTTGTTATCGCACCGCCTGGTTAAACCTCACGGCACGAATTTGAATGGCGTCTTCGGCGTATTGCCCAACGTGGCCTGGACCAACCAGGGCGCTGTTGATCTTGCAGAATTACCGGAGCGCCAATTACAGGCTCGCATCAATGGCGAATTATTGGAAGTGGCCTGCGTCGATAAATTTCCCAAGATGACCAACTATGTCGTACCGAAAGGTGTGCGTATTGCCCACACCGCGCGCGTGCGTTTGGGTGCGTATCTCGGTGAAGGCACCACCATCATGCACGAAGGTTTTGTGAACTTTAATGCGGGCACCGAAGGCCCGGCAATGATTGAAGGACGCATCTCTGCCGGTGTGTTTGTCGGTGCCGGTTCTGATTTGGGTGGCGGCAGCTCAACCATGGGCACACTGTCCGGCGGCGGGAACATTGTCATTTCTGTGGGCAAGGAATCCCTGATCGGTGCTAATGCCGGTATCGGCATTCCGTTAGGTGATCGCTGCAAAGTGGAATCCGGTTTGTATATCACTGCCGGCACCAAGGTGATTGTGTTGGATGATACTGGCGCTGAGGTAAAGACGGTAAAAGCACGTGAATTGGCCAATGAATCTGATCTGGTTTTCCGGCGCAATTCCATTACCGGGCGTGTGGAAGTGGTTACCAATAAAAGTGCATTGCAGTTAAATTCGGCGTTGCATAGTAATTAA
- a CDS encoding YebC/PmpR family DNA-binding transcriptional regulator: MGAQWKAKHREAAANAKGKLFTKLTKEIMIAARNGADPDMNPRLRLAVEQAKKASMTRETLERAIKKGSGQLDGAVNYEKVTYEGFAPHQVPVIVECLTDNVNRTISSMRVLFRKGQLGSSGSVSWDFDHVGLIEASPANADADPELAAIEAGAQDFETDDDGTTLFITDTTDLDLVCRALPAQGFTVESAKLGYRPKNPVSLSGEALEEVEHFLAAIDDDDDVQEVYVGLTD; the protein is encoded by the coding sequence ATGGGCGCTCAGTGGAAAGCAAAACACCGCGAAGCAGCGGCGAATGCCAAGGGTAAATTGTTTACCAAACTGACCAAGGAAATCATGATTGCGGCTCGCAATGGTGCGGACCCCGATATGAATCCCCGTTTGCGTTTGGCGGTAGAGCAAGCCAAAAAAGCGTCAATGACACGCGAGACATTAGAACGCGCCATCAAAAAGGGCTCAGGCCAATTAGATGGCGCTGTGAATTACGAAAAAGTTACCTACGAAGGTTTTGCTCCGCATCAGGTGCCGGTAATTGTTGAATGTTTGACGGATAACGTGAATCGCACTATTTCGAGCATGCGCGTGCTGTTTCGCAAAGGGCAATTGGGTTCCTCGGGTTCGGTATCCTGGGATTTTGACCACGTCGGATTAATCGAAGCATCACCGGCAAACGCGGATGCTGATCCGGAATTGGCCGCCATCGAAGCCGGAGCACAGGATTTTGAAACTGACGATGACGGCACGACCTTGTTTATTACTGACACCACGGATCTCGATCTGGTGTGCCGCGCGTTACCTGCGCAAGGTTTTACTGTCGAGTCAGCCAAGCTGGGTTATCGCCCGAAGAATCCTGTCAGCTTGAGCGGTGAGGCCCTAGAGGAAGTAGAACATTTTCTTGCGGCCATTGATGACGATGATGATGTGCAGGAAGTGTATGTTGGTTTGACGGATTAA
- a CDS encoding TM2 domain-containing protein produces MQKISTHSVLIGYITWIMGFMGAHRFYFGKPLTGTLWFFTFGLLGIGWLIDIFLVPSMAREADTRFRPGPIDYSVAWILLAFLGLFGVHRMYLGKWITGLIYLFTLGLFGLGWLYDLWTLNGQIDERNRE; encoded by the coding sequence GTGCAAAAGATATCTACGCATTCAGTTTTAATTGGTTATATCACCTGGATTATGGGATTCATGGGTGCGCACCGGTTTTATTTCGGCAAACCGCTCACCGGTACCTTGTGGTTTTTTACTTTCGGCCTGCTGGGTATTGGTTGGTTAATTGATATTTTCCTGGTTCCCTCCATGGCCAGAGAAGCCGACACACGTTTTCGTCCCGGTCCGATTGATTACTCCGTCGCCTGGATCTTGTTGGCTTTTCTTGGGCTGTTTGGTGTCCACCGGATGTATCTGGGTAAGTGGATTACCGGTTTGATTTATCTCTTCACACTGGGTTTATTTGGTTTGGGTTGGCTTTATGATTTATGGACCTTGAACGGCCAGATAGACGAGCGCAATCGCGAATAA
- a CDS encoding DUF4340 domain-containing protein — MKKYHSWLAGLLAVQVVLAGSLFWYKEQATPDATNEPLLSFEPAAIDKLVIADADSSVILQKSGDQWQLPALHNLPAVDQKVPELLNKLKDAKVRWPVATTASSHERFEVDEEKFQRRVEVFAGDKKMGEVLLGTSPGFRKVHVRRPDDNEIYAVNLNTFDMPVADTEWLDKTLLGAKDLKNIKGPDYELQKTEDQWNLAGSATEAIDTENVKVDAQKAQELANALSNLRIVDVAEQQPKGEPVVISVSTDTGELQYEFLKSEGDYFVKRNDQSQVFTLSQFDYDRITQIRQPQLAVKAEEQKADADKEKTNG; from the coding sequence ATGAAAAAATATCATAGCTGGTTGGCGGGACTATTAGCGGTGCAGGTGGTTCTGGCCGGTAGTTTGTTCTGGTACAAGGAGCAAGCCACTCCTGATGCAACCAATGAGCCTTTGTTAAGTTTTGAACCTGCCGCGATTGATAAATTGGTTATCGCGGATGCAGATAGCAGCGTGATTTTGCAGAAATCCGGTGATCAATGGCAATTGCCGGCATTACATAACTTGCCGGCGGTTGATCAAAAAGTCCCGGAGCTGTTAAACAAACTCAAGGATGCTAAGGTCCGCTGGCCCGTCGCCACTACGGCGTCGAGTCATGAACGCTTCGAAGTCGATGAGGAAAAATTTCAGCGTCGTGTTGAAGTCTTCGCCGGGGATAAAAAGATGGGTGAGGTACTCCTGGGAACCTCGCCCGGTTTCCGCAAGGTGCATGTGCGTCGGCCGGATGACAATGAAATCTACGCTGTAAACCTGAACACTTTTGATATGCCAGTTGCGGACACTGAATGGCTGGATAAAACATTGCTCGGTGCCAAGGATTTAAAAAATATTAAAGGGCCGGATTACGAGTTACAAAAAACCGAGGATCAATGGAATTTGGCTGGCAGCGCAACCGAAGCAATAGATACAGAAAACGTGAAAGTCGATGCGCAAAAAGCGCAGGAGCTGGCGAATGCGTTAAGTAATTTGCGCATTGTCGATGTTGCCGAACAACAGCCGAAGGGCGAACCGGTGGTTATCTCAGTAAGCACGGATACCGGCGAACTGCAATACGAGTTTCTGAAATCTGAGGGCGACTACTTCGTGAAGCGCAATGATCAAAGCCAGGTGTTTACGCTCAGCCAATTCGACTATGACCGTATTACCCAGATACGTCAGCCGCAGTTAGCGGTGAAAGCTGAAGAGCAAAAAGCAGACGCAGACAAGGAGAAAACCAACGGCTAA
- a CDS encoding Gldg family protein produces MQPKRTIRRIAAKEITLFFSSPVAYLFLAVFAAVTLFIFFWGEAFFSRNIADVRPLFEWMPLLLIFLASTLTMRMWSEERRTGTLEHVLTQPVPLWHFVVGKFIGCLALLAIALLITLPLPITVAIIGDLDWGPVWAGYLATFLLGAAYLSIGLFVSSRSENQIVSLIIAVAVCGMFYLLGSKTLTDFFGNQAGEWLRLLGTGSRFEAITRGVIDLRDLYYYLSLIAVFLTLNTFSLERERWALTGSREHHSGWRVMTVLLIANAIGANFWLGQVHSLRIDATAGNQYSISPATEEYLQQLQEPLLLRGYFSSKTHPLLSPLVPQLRDLIQEYAVVSDGRVRVEFIDPVTQPELEEEANQKYAIQPVPFQVADRYQAAVVNSYFNVLVQYGDEYQVLGFRELIEIKARGEGDINVQLRNPEHDLTRAIKKVLHNYQAGGNLFDTVKGELTFNAYISADNRLPQPLQDFRKIVTDQAQKLRQESNGRLQVNFLEPEANGGAVGHQILQDYGFQPMATNLFSNERFYFYLTLGQGEQVVQIPLDDMSEASFERNLSSAIKRFASGFTKTVALVTPAPAAHHQFGGMNTAQFNQLENFLGAELNVMPEDLSDGSVSGQADILVLAAPKNLDEKQLFAVDQFLMQGGTVIAATSPYSASVSNRSLSVQPQTSGLQEWLNHHGLQIENQLVMDSQNVPFPVPVTRNVGGFSVQEIRMLDYPYFVDVRGAGLNQDNPITANLPQTTMAWASPIVVDQEKQSAREVIELLRSSDEAWLSSLTQVMPRIDGGTMSRFAPEGEQKSHLLGVITTGRFDSYFAGKSSPLLAQADEDNTEANETDAATTVSGVIERSPESARIILFSSNDFLTDQLLQMAGAAGGGEYLNSLQLFANTVDWSLEDAGLLSIRSRGNFNRTLPTLEHGTQLFWEYLNYGLALLALLIVVGVRYQINRSRQKGYQQLLAH; encoded by the coding sequence ATGCAGCCTAAGCGCACTATTCGCCGTATTGCGGCTAAAGAAATTACGTTATTTTTTTCATCGCCGGTGGCATATTTATTTTTAGCCGTGTTTGCGGCGGTAACACTGTTTATCTTCTTTTGGGGCGAAGCATTTTTCTCGCGCAATATCGCTGATGTTCGTCCGTTGTTCGAGTGGATGCCACTGTTACTGATCTTTCTCGCCAGTACGCTCACCATGCGGATGTGGAGCGAGGAGCGCCGTACCGGCACATTGGAACATGTGCTGACCCAACCGGTACCTCTGTGGCATTTTGTCGTGGGTAAATTTATCGGTTGCCTTGCCTTGTTGGCAATTGCGCTACTGATTACCTTGCCGCTGCCTATTACTGTCGCCATCATCGGTGATCTCGATTGGGGGCCGGTATGGGCTGGTTATCTCGCGACATTTTTGCTGGGTGCTGCCTACCTCAGCATCGGCTTGTTTGTATCCTCGCGCAGTGAAAATCAGATTGTCAGCCTTATCATCGCCGTTGCCGTGTGCGGCATGTTCTATTTACTCGGCAGTAAAACCCTGACGGATTTCTTTGGCAACCAGGCCGGTGAATGGCTGCGCCTGCTCGGCACGGGTTCGCGTTTTGAAGCGATCACGCGTGGTGTTATTGATTTGCGCGATCTCTATTATTACCTCAGTTTGATAGCCGTTTTCCTTACGCTAAATACATTTTCGCTGGAGCGTGAACGCTGGGCTCTAACCGGTAGTCGCGAACATCATTCGGGCTGGCGGGTAATGACTGTGCTGTTGATTGCCAATGCCATCGGCGCGAACTTTTGGTTGGGTCAGGTCCATAGTCTGCGTATTGATGCCACTGCCGGTAACCAATACTCCATCTCACCGGCGACAGAAGAATACCTGCAACAATTGCAAGAGCCTTTGTTGTTGCGCGGGTACTTCAGCAGTAAAACCCATCCCTTGTTATCGCCGCTGGTGCCGCAGTTGCGCGACCTGATACAGGAGTACGCGGTGGTCAGTGATGGCCGCGTACGTGTGGAATTTATTGATCCAGTTACCCAGCCGGAACTGGAAGAGGAGGCTAATCAAAAATATGCGATACAGCCGGTACCTTTTCAGGTAGCAGATCGCTATCAGGCCGCCGTGGTAAATTCCTATTTTAATGTGCTGGTGCAATATGGCGATGAGTATCAGGTATTAGGCTTCCGCGAACTGATTGAGATCAAAGCTCGCGGTGAGGGCGATATCAATGTGCAGTTGCGTAACCCGGAGCATGACCTGACTCGCGCAATCAAAAAAGTCCTGCACAACTATCAGGCCGGCGGCAATTTGTTTGATACCGTAAAAGGTGAGCTGACATTTAACGCTTACATTTCTGCCGACAATCGTTTGCCGCAACCCTTGCAGGATTTCCGAAAAATTGTCACAGACCAGGCACAGAAACTGCGGCAAGAATCTAACGGCCGTTTGCAGGTTAATTTCCTTGAGCCGGAGGCGAACGGCGGTGCAGTGGGTCACCAGATATTGCAGGACTATGGCTTTCAGCCTATGGCGACCAATCTGTTCAGCAATGAACGCTTTTACTTTTATCTGACCCTGGGACAGGGTGAGCAGGTGGTACAGATTCCTCTGGATGATATGAGTGAAGCCAGCTTCGAACGCAATCTGTCATCGGCCATAAAACGCTTTGCCAGTGGCTTCACCAAAACAGTGGCATTGGTTACACCCGCTCCCGCTGCGCATCATCAATTTGGTGGTATGAACACTGCGCAGTTTAATCAGCTGGAAAACTTTCTCGGTGCAGAACTGAACGTGATGCCGGAAGACTTGAGTGATGGCAGTGTATCGGGGCAAGCCGATATTCTGGTGCTGGCGGCGCCGAAAAATCTGGATGAAAAGCAGCTCTTCGCTGTGGACCAATTTCTGATGCAGGGTGGTACGGTTATCGCAGCCACGTCGCCATATTCTGCCAGCGTCTCCAATCGCAGCTTGAGCGTGCAACCGCAAACCAGCGGATTGCAGGAATGGCTCAATCATCACGGTCTGCAAATAGAAAACCAATTGGTTATGGACTCGCAAAATGTGCCCTTCCCGGTCCCGGTCACACGCAATGTCGGTGGCTTCAGTGTGCAGGAAATTCGTATGCTGGATTATCCCTACTTTGTTGATGTCCGTGGAGCGGGTTTGAATCAGGATAATCCGATTACCGCTAACTTGCCACAGACAACCATGGCCTGGGCTTCGCCGATTGTTGTTGATCAGGAGAAGCAAAGCGCGCGTGAAGTGATTGAGTTGCTGCGCTCCTCTGACGAGGCTTGGCTGTCCAGTTTAACTCAAGTGATGCCGCGAATTGATGGTGGCACTATGAGTCGTTTTGCACCGGAGGGCGAACAGAAATCCCATCTGTTAGGCGTGATCACCACTGGTCGATTTGATTCGTATTTTGCCGGTAAATCCTCGCCTCTGCTTGCACAGGCTGACGAAGATAATACCGAAGCAAATGAAACCGACGCGGCAACCACTGTATCGGGGGTTATTGAGCGTTCACCAGAATCTGCTCGTATCATCCTGTTCAGCTCCAACGATTTCCTGACGGACCAGTTGTTGCAAATGGCGGGTGCTGCCGGAGGCGGCGAATACCTGAATAGCCTGCAATTATTTGCCAACACCGTTGATTGGTCTCTGGAAGATGCGGGCCTACTCAGCATTCGCTCGCGTGGCAATTTCAATCGCACTTTGCCAACGCTGGAACATGGTACACAGTTGTTCTGGGAGTATCTGAATTATGGCCTGGCGTTGTTGGCTTTATTGATAGTGGTGGGTGTTCGCTATCAGATAAACCGGTCGCGTCAAAAAGGCTATCAACAATTACTCGCACACTAG
- a CDS encoding ABC transporter ATP-binding protein: MLDVNSLKRTYGDFVAVDGVTFSIGKGEIVGLLGHNGAGKTTIMKMLSGYLEPSGGQIKMDGVDLAQHLKKLQQKIGYLPESLPVYPEMTVADYLVYAASLKGLQGTQKQAEIKRVLQATAIGEKLLAPIATLSRGYKQRVGVAQAILGKPGLLILDEPTNGLDPTQTLQMRELIRDIAKEATVILSTHIMQEVDALCDRVLMVRGGRLVIDARLDSLRQSRYLQLATSPLSEDAVSTLTHIPGVQTLEPQAGNNARAIHRVTLSEDVDLDVVSAALAKAVIAAGADLYQLNAEVRDLESLFREVNQHTGAADKEDVRHAA, encoded by the coding sequence ATGCTTGATGTTAATTCTCTCAAGCGCACCTATGGTGACTTCGTCGCGGTGGATGGTGTGACTTTTTCTATCGGAAAAGGTGAAATTGTCGGTCTGCTCGGCCACAACGGCGCGGGTAAAACTACCATCATGAAGATGCTCAGCGGGTACCTCGAACCCAGCGGCGGGCAGATCAAAATGGACGGCGTTGACCTGGCTCAGCACTTAAAAAAACTACAGCAAAAAATTGGTTACCTGCCGGAAAGTTTACCGGTGTATCCGGAGATGACGGTGGCTGATTACCTGGTCTACGCGGCCTCTCTGAAGGGGCTGCAAGGCACTCAGAAACAAGCGGAGATCAAACGGGTCTTACAAGCGACAGCCATCGGCGAGAAATTGCTGGCTCCCATTGCGACTTTATCGCGTGGGTATAAGCAACGGGTTGGTGTGGCTCAGGCCATTCTGGGTAAGCCCGGTTTATTGATCCTCGACGAACCTACCAACGGTCTTGACCCCACCCAAACCCTCCAGATGCGTGAACTGATTCGCGATATCGCCAAAGAAGCTACGGTTATTTTATCCACCCACATCATGCAGGAAGTTGATGCCCTGTGTGATCGAGTGCTTATGGTACGTGGTGGCCGTCTGGTGATTGATGCGCGTCTGGATAGCTTGCGACAAAGCCGTTATCTGCAACTAGCCACCAGTCCCCTGAGTGAAGACGCCGTCAGCACGCTTACTCATATTCCTGGCGTACAAACGCTTGAACCACAAGCGGGGAACAACGCGCGGGCCATCCACCGGGTGACGCTGAGTGAGGATGTTGATCTGGATGTAGTCAGTGCGGCATTGGCAAAAGCCGTGATAGCAGCGGGTGCTGATCTGTACCAGTTAAACGCCGAAGTTCGCGATCTTGAATCCCTGTTCCGCGAAGTCAATCAACACACCGGTGCAGCTGATAAGGAGGATGTTCGTCATGCAGCCTAA
- a CDS encoding Hsp20 family protein, protein MNTIDLTPLYRSSIGFDRLGALLDTALRAEQASAGYPPYNIEVVGDNRYGITLAVAGFDRDELDIQVEKGVLTVRGKKAEGGKEERKYLHQGIATRAFERKFNLADHVEVTGAELTNGLLTVSLVKEIPEAMKPRSIAINQSGNVLEHKAEKDKAA, encoded by the coding sequence ATGAATACAATTGATCTCACTCCCCTCTATCGCAGCAGCATCGGTTTCGACCGTCTGGGTGCGCTGCTGGATACTGCGCTTCGCGCTGAACAAGCTTCTGCCGGGTATCCGCCGTATAACATCGAAGTGGTTGGCGACAACCGCTACGGTATTACACTGGCTGTCGCCGGGTTTGACCGGGACGAACTGGATATTCAGGTGGAAAAAGGCGTACTGACCGTTCGCGGTAAAAAAGCCGAAGGCGGAAAGGAAGAGCGCAAATATCTGCACCAAGGTATCGCGACTCGCGCGTTCGAGCGCAAATTTAATTTGGCCGATCACGTTGAAGTAACCGGTGCCGAATTAACCAATGGCTTGTTAACTGTCAGCCTGGTGAAAGAGATTCCGGAGGCGATGAAGCCCAGAAGCATCGCCATCAACCAATCCGGCAATGTACTTGAACACAAGGCGGAGAAAGACAAGGCCGCGTAA
- a CDS encoding RDD family protein produces the protein MDNPYQAPAAELVENPNELVYIGFWMRVLATIIDSIITILITFPILYLIYGAGYFESEEMIQGPLDFFFSYAFPLIWTISFWTYRQATPGKMIIDAKIVDAKTGGKPTSGQFVGRYFAYFLSALPLGLGYLWAAWDPKKQTWHDKLAGTLVVHS, from the coding sequence ATGGACAATCCCTATCAGGCCCCTGCCGCTGAATTGGTAGAAAACCCGAACGAGCTGGTTTATATCGGTTTCTGGATGCGTGTCTTAGCTACGATAATTGACAGCATCATTACCATCCTCATTACCTTTCCGATTTTGTATCTGATTTATGGCGCAGGCTATTTCGAATCCGAAGAAATGATTCAAGGCCCTCTTGATTTTTTCTTCAGCTATGCCTTCCCGTTGATATGGACTATCAGCTTCTGGACCTACCGGCAGGCAACGCCGGGCAAGATGATCATCGACGCCAAAATTGTGGATGCCAAGACCGGCGGCAAACCCACTTCAGGTCAATTCGTTGGTCGCTACTTTGCCTACTTTCTCTCGGCGTTGCCTTTGGGCTTAGGTTATTTATGGGCCGCCTGGGACCCCAAAAAACAAACCTGGCATGACAAACTCGCAGGCACTCTGGTTGTACATAGCTGA